In Candidatus Binatia bacterium, a single window of DNA contains:
- a CDS encoding xanthine dehydrogenase family protein molybdopterin-binding subunit, translating to MKTSFDPGRRNFLKAGAAAGGGLIIGFYLPGAARFAEAAAAPVKLNSFLTIGADDKVTFFCGQAEMGQGAHNALAMMIAEELEVDLKDVRVEQGGIDAAFGNPRYVGFKAVGGAQATGGSSSVRNVGVPVRRAGAAARTMLIGAGAEKMKVSRQECVADKGWVIHRPSGKKVSYGAVAAEAAKMTPPPEAELKLKAPAEFKIIGKATKRQDIPLKVNGKAIYGLDVKRPGLLTAVVARSPVLGGKVKGFNADGAMKVKGVKKVVQISSGVAVAADGFWAAKKGRDALEVDWDEGAMAQVSSPDMYKSWAELAKGGGAAERLKTGDVDKALAGGAKRVEAIYEVPFLAHACMEPMNATAHFKGDAVEIWAPTQGQSWNQHWVSQATGLKPEAITIHTTYLGGGFGRRLESDFVVEAVETSRAAGNVPVKVIWTREDDMQHSPYRPASHNVLTAVLDANGMPVAWRHRVVGASILKYFKTFAHLLRADGLDPTSVQGAGDYFPYDIPNVHVDYINNNPGVPSGFWRSVGNSQNGFILESFVDELAHAADKDPYQYRRQLLAKPLAVRLLAVLDLAADKAGWGKPLPAGVNRGIAAHFAYGSYCAQVAEVSVAKDGTVKVHRVVAAIDPGWVVNPEMMAAQTESGLIYGLTAALYGEITVKNGRVEQSNFNDYKMLRIDETPKVEVHILQGQGEQGGAGEPGTPPIAPAVTNAIFAATGKRVRKLPINRELLRA from the coding sequence ATGAAAACTTCTTTCGACCCAGGACGGAGAAACTTCCTCAAGGCCGGCGCCGCGGCGGGCGGCGGCCTGATCATCGGTTTTTACCTCCCCGGCGCGGCGCGCTTCGCTGAAGCCGCCGCGGCTCCGGTCAAGCTCAATTCCTTCCTCACGATCGGCGCCGACGACAAAGTCACATTCTTTTGCGGCCAGGCCGAGATGGGTCAGGGGGCACACAACGCGCTCGCCATGATGATCGCCGAGGAATTGGAGGTCGATTTGAAGGACGTGCGCGTCGAGCAGGGCGGCATCGACGCCGCCTTCGGCAATCCGCGCTACGTCGGCTTCAAAGCGGTCGGCGGCGCTCAGGCCACCGGAGGCAGCTCCAGCGTGCGCAACGTCGGCGTCCCGGTGCGCCGCGCGGGCGCGGCCGCGCGGACGATGCTGATCGGCGCCGGCGCGGAGAAGATGAAGGTGAGCCGGCAAGAGTGCGTCGCCGACAAAGGATGGGTGATCCACCGGCCGAGCGGCAAGAAGGTATCGTACGGCGCGGTCGCCGCGGAGGCGGCGAAGATGACGCCGCCGCCGGAGGCGGAGTTGAAGCTCAAGGCGCCCGCGGAGTTCAAGATCATCGGCAAAGCGACCAAGCGCCAGGACATCCCGCTCAAGGTCAACGGCAAAGCGATCTACGGCCTCGACGTCAAGCGTCCCGGCCTGCTGACCGCGGTCGTGGCGCGCTCGCCGGTATTGGGCGGCAAGGTCAAAGGTTTCAACGCCGACGGCGCGATGAAAGTAAAGGGCGTGAAGAAGGTCGTTCAGATCAGCTCGGGCGTGGCGGTGGCCGCCGACGGCTTCTGGGCGGCGAAGAAAGGACGCGACGCGCTGGAAGTTGACTGGGACGAAGGGGCGATGGCCCAGGTAAGCTCGCCGGACATGTACAAATCCTGGGCGGAGCTTGCCAAAGGCGGCGGCGCCGCGGAGCGGCTGAAGACAGGCGACGTCGACAAGGCGCTCGCCGGCGGCGCAAAGCGCGTTGAGGCGATTTACGAAGTGCCTTTTCTCGCCCATGCGTGCATGGAGCCGATGAACGCGACCGCGCACTTCAAGGGCGACGCGGTCGAGATCTGGGCGCCGACACAGGGGCAGTCATGGAACCAGCACTGGGTTTCTCAGGCGACCGGTCTCAAGCCCGAGGCGATCACGATCCATACGACTTATCTCGGCGGCGGCTTCGGCCGCAGGCTCGAAAGCGACTTTGTCGTGGAGGCGGTGGAAACTTCGCGCGCCGCCGGCAACGTGCCGGTGAAGGTCATATGGACGCGCGAGGACGACATGCAGCACTCGCCCTACCGGCCGGCGTCGCACAACGTCCTTACCGCGGTCCTCGATGCGAACGGCATGCCGGTCGCGTGGCGCCACCGCGTGGTCGGCGCGTCGATCCTAAAGTATTTCAAAACCTTCGCCCACCTCTTGCGCGCCGACGGGCTCGACCCGACTTCGGTGCAAGGCGCTGGCGACTATTTTCCCTACGACATTCCCAACGTCCACGTCGATTACATCAACAACAACCCCGGCGTGCCGTCGGGATTCTGGCGCTCGGTCGGCAACTCGCAGAACGGCTTCATCCTGGAGAGCTTCGTCGACGAGCTGGCGCATGCGGCCGACAAGGATCCGTACCAGTACCGGCGACAGCTCCTGGCGAAGCCGCTCGCGGTGAGATTGCTCGCCGTGCTCGACCTCGCGGCCGATAAGGCGGGTTGGGGTAAGCCGCTCCCCGCCGGCGTCAACCGCGGCATCGCCGCCCACTTCGCCTACGGCAGCTACTGCGCCCAGGTGGCGGAAGTCTCGGTGGCGAAAGACGGGACGGTGAAGGTGCATCGCGTCGTGGCCGCGATCGACCCCGGATGGGTCGTCAATCCCGAGATGATGGCGGCGCAGACCGAAAGCGGGCTCATCTACGGCTTGACCGCCGCGCTCTACGGCGAGATTACGGTCAAGAACGGCCGCGTCGAGCAGTCGAACTTCAACGACTACAAGATGCTGCGGATAGACGAGACGCCCAAGGTCGAAGTGCACATCCTGCAAGGGCAGGGCGAGCAGGGCGGCGCCGGCGAGCCCGGCACGCCGCCGATCGCGCCCGCGGTAACGAACGCGATCTTCGCCGCGACCGGCAAGCGTGTCCGCAAGCTCCCGATCAATCGCGAGCTGCTGCGCGCCTGA
- a CDS encoding class II aldolase/adducin family protein encodes MATSSRVSMPAFDAAELDEIKQKLVTACHILDREGITDGYGHVGVRVPGADAFLTIANVSPGCATVERLIMQDFDGKYLGGAETPPNEWPIHACVFQARPDVMAVCHTHSVWSTLFSVLPIKLRPLHHYGKFLSADGPPVYQAAGLVRTIERGEELARTLGDGPVVLLRAHGDTVVGASIEQAVQRTVRLAKLGELSHLALLHGEPRYLSREELETFSADERFPLRGWEYFVSRLKNRD; translated from the coding sequence ATGGCAACTTCAAGTCGAGTGAGCATGCCCGCCTTCGACGCGGCCGAGCTCGACGAGATCAAGCAGAAGCTCGTTACCGCGTGTCACATTTTAGATCGCGAAGGCATCACCGACGGCTACGGCCACGTCGGCGTGCGCGTGCCGGGCGCCGACGCTTTTCTCACGATCGCGAACGTAAGTCCCGGCTGTGCGACCGTGGAGCGGCTCATCATGCAGGACTTCGACGGGAAGTATCTCGGCGGCGCGGAGACGCCGCCGAACGAGTGGCCGATCCACGCATGCGTGTTCCAAGCCCGCCCTGACGTGATGGCCGTCTGTCACACGCACTCGGTGTGGAGCACGCTCTTCAGCGTGCTGCCAATCAAGCTCCGGCCGCTGCACCACTATGGAAAATTTCTCTCCGCCGACGGCCCGCCGGTCTATCAAGCCGCCGGCCTTGTGCGCACGATCGAGCGGGGCGAGGAGCTAGCGCGGACGCTGGGCGACGGCCCGGTGGTCTTGCTGCGCGCGCACGGCGACACGGTTGTCGGCGCGAGCATCGAGCAGGCCGTCCAGCGCACGGTTCGTCTCGCCAAGCTCGGCGAGCTGTCCCATCTGGCGCTGCTCCACGGCGAGCCGCGTTATCTCAGCCGTGAGGAGCTGGAAACGTTCAGCGCGGACGAGCGCTTCCCGCTGCGCGGCTGGGAATACTTCGTCAGCCGGTTGAAAAATAGGGATTAG
- a CDS encoding iron-containing redox enzyme family protein, which yields MSDAISSVDFVRQLKKEIQAFPKIRIKHPFLKAVCNGTATMEQIRAWAIQDYQFRAAVPRISMLRYLACSDPEIAQKLWGVVEEETRGMDTGTAGHNQLAIRFAESIGLTRSQLDNAELLPSTAAHLYYVELIIHTLPWFVVMAIQIGAEGTFGPAAAALGHGFIKNYNMKPDDVQFFTVHTEADEEHGNLAEEIAVRYITSPELQELTRKHTFRRMELLYDIWDAGLAADQ from the coding sequence ATGAGTGATGCGATTTCGTCCGTGGATTTCGTGCGACAGCTCAAAAAAGAGATTCAGGCGTTTCCCAAGATTCGCATCAAACATCCGTTTTTAAAAGCGGTTTGCAACGGCACAGCGACCATGGAGCAGATCCGCGCCTGGGCGATCCAGGATTATCAGTTCCGCGCCGCCGTGCCGCGCATCTCCATGCTGCGCTATTTGGCGTGCAGCGATCCGGAGATCGCACAAAAACTTTGGGGTGTCGTCGAGGAAGAAACCCGCGGCATGGACACGGGCACCGCAGGCCACAACCAACTGGCGATCCGCTTCGCCGAGTCCATCGGTCTCACACGCAGCCAGCTCGACAACGCCGAGCTTCTCCCCTCCACCGCCGCGCATCTCTATTACGTCGAACTGATCATTCACACGCTGCCGTGGTTCGTCGTCATGGCGATCCAGATCGGCGCGGAGGGAACCTTCGGTCCGGCGGCGGCGGCTCTAGGTCACGGCTTTATCAAAAACTATAATATGAAGCCGGACGACGTCCAGTTTTTTACCGTACACACGGAAGCCGACGAAGAGCACGGCAACCTCGCGGAGGAAATCGCGGTCCGCTACATCACCTCGCCGGAACTTCAAGAATTAACCCGTAAACACACCTTCCGCCGTATGGAACTTCTCTATGACATCTGGGACGCGGGTTTGGCGGCGGATCAATAA
- a CDS encoding ABC transporter substrate-binding protein, translating into MFPPYERVEPLMDGTVEVEGIDLIPTYSHPGETFWRQLKFHEFDVGEMSLSSYLIARSRGVDMVAIPVFPSRRLFHLEVAYHADSGIKEPGDLVGKRIGVAEYQQTAALWTRGILEHDFGVSQYKVHWYMERSEELSHGGATGFTPPPGISFHRIPPDKSLASMLFDRELDAAAVVGPWTRSASVVDRSSRIPGSGDWSKVNLLFPDRMAESGRFFKKHGFLPANHTYIIRGAIYRKYPWVAFNLYSGFVKAKALAAEKLLERIPSALFFGREYLAMTREIVGDDPFAYGVNANRPMLERLVDYSHEQGLTKEKVKIEDLFAESTLDL; encoded by the coding sequence TTGTTTCCGCCTTACGAGCGCGTCGAGCCGCTGATGGACGGCACGGTCGAGGTGGAAGGAATAGATCTCATCCCCACCTATTCACATCCCGGCGAGACTTTCTGGCGCCAGCTTAAATTTCACGAATTCGACGTCGGCGAGATGTCGCTGTCGTCGTACCTCATCGCGCGCTCGCGTGGCGTGGACATGGTCGCGATCCCAGTCTTTCCGAGCCGGCGGCTGTTTCACCTCGAGGTCGCGTACCACGCGGACTCGGGCATCAAAGAGCCGGGCGACCTCGTCGGCAAGCGCATCGGCGTCGCCGAGTACCAGCAAACCGCCGCGCTGTGGACCCGGGGAATTCTCGAGCACGACTTCGGCGTCTCGCAGTACAAAGTCCACTGGTATATGGAGCGGAGCGAAGAGCTGAGCCACGGCGGCGCGACGGGCTTCACGCCGCCGCCGGGAATCTCCTTTCACCGCATCCCGCCGGACAAGAGCCTGGCGTCGATGCTGTTCGATCGCGAGCTGGACGCGGCGGCCGTCGTCGGTCCGTGGACGAGATCGGCGAGCGTCGTCGATCGTTCGAGCCGCATCCCCGGAAGCGGCGACTGGAGCAAAGTCAATCTCCTTTTTCCCGACCGCATGGCGGAGAGCGGGCGTTTTTTCAAAAAGCACGGTTTCTTGCCCGCAAACCATACCTACATCATCCGCGGCGCCATCTATCGCAAATATCCCTGGGTCGCATTCAACCTGTACAGCGGATTCGTAAAGGCCAAGGCGCTGGCGGCGGAGAAGCTTCTTGAGCGCATCCCGTCGGCGCTGTTTTTCGGCCGTGAATATCTCGCGATGACACGAGAGATCGTGGGCGACGATCCGTTCGCCTACGGCGTCAACGCCAACCGGCCGATGCTCGAACGTCTTGTCGATTACTCACACGAGCAGGGACTCACCAAGGAAAAAGTGAAGATCGAGGATCTCTTCGCTGAAAGCACGCTCGACTTGTAG
- a CDS encoding methyltransferase domain-containing protein, which produces MQLVEAWNVLRLTFRVLFTYFRTMSNAFRDFEHAGWESVVAGYDQSFGSLTTQAIEPLLDSVGAGPGVSLLDVATGPGYVAVAAARRGAIVIGIDFSAPMVAEAKKKYPSIDFREGDAEALPFADGSFDAVVMNFGMLHLARPNQAMSEARRVLRAGARFAFTVWAKPVETAGFGITLGAIPAHGDINVALPEGPPFFRFSDWDECARSLLEAGFVDPKVKKIPQTWRLSSADSLFQAMQTATVRTAGLLCRQTPQALKRIRGMMANTSRLYENNGVFELPMPAILASAVKP; this is translated from the coding sequence ATGCAGCTTGTCGAAGCATGGAACGTTTTACGCTTGACGTTTCGAGTCCTCTTCACCTATTTTCGGACCATGTCGAACGCCTTTCGTGATTTCGAGCATGCCGGATGGGAGAGCGTGGTTGCCGGGTATGACCAATCGTTCGGCAGCCTAACGACGCAAGCGATCGAGCCGCTGCTGGACAGCGTCGGCGCGGGTCCCGGCGTAAGTTTGCTCGACGTGGCGACCGGGCCCGGTTACGTCGCCGTTGCCGCCGCCAGAAGAGGCGCTATCGTTATCGGCATCGATTTCTCTGCGCCGATGGTTGCTGAAGCAAAGAAAAAATACCCGTCGATCGACTTTCGCGAGGGCGATGCCGAAGCCTTGCCGTTCGCCGACGGAAGCTTCGATGCCGTCGTGATGAATTTCGGCATGCTCCATCTCGCCCGGCCGAACCAGGCGATGAGCGAGGCGCGCCGTGTGCTACGGGCCGGCGCGCGGTTCGCTTTCACGGTTTGGGCAAAGCCCGTGGAGACGGCGGGCTTTGGCATTACGCTCGGCGCGATTCCGGCTCACGGCGATATAAATGTGGCTTTGCCCGAAGGACCGCCTTTCTTTCGCTTCAGCGATTGGGACGAGTGCGCTCGGTCTCTCCTCGAAGCTGGCTTCGTCGATCCCAAGGTTAAGAAAATTCCGCAGACTTGGCGGCTTTCTTCCGCAGATTCTTTATTCCAGGCCATGCAAACCGCCACCGTGCGGACCGCCGGCTTGCTGTGCCGTCAGACTCCGCAGGCGCTCAAACGCATCCGGGGAATGATGGCGAATACCAGCCGCCTTTACGAAAATAATGGCGTCTTTGAGTTGCCCATGCCCGCCATTCTTGCGTCGGCCGTGAAACCGTGA
- a CDS encoding tripartite tricarboxylate transporter substrate binding protein produces MVKRKALYLGFVVLLMTGFYPASPWAQGFKPSRPVDLVVHSAPGGGSDVFARAVIEMAEKEKLLHQPIRVVNKTAGAGVEAMAYLVEKKGNDHTIAVFTNTWVATPLTSKQAQYTVKDLTPIVRLVLEPTIAVVRADSPYKNMNDFVAAAKKNPGGLNQAGGSATAIESLTGLLIQSATGVKWNFISTPAVKDRISNLLAGNVQIIIPQPQDVREHILAGRLRPIAAFTEKRLAVLADVPTIKEQGINMAIIANARGFLAPPGVSKDVVGYWENFFTGLIKTASWKKYLEDNQVEDVFLKGADLAPFFDEQIELMRSVLQQAGVKVER; encoded by the coding sequence GTGGTGAAACGAAAGGCGCTGTATCTGGGATTCGTGGTTCTTCTCATGACCGGCTTCTATCCAGCTTCACCCTGGGCCCAGGGCTTCAAGCCGAGCCGCCCGGTCGATTTGGTAGTCCACAGCGCGCCGGGCGGCGGCTCAGATGTCTTTGCCCGCGCAGTGATCGAGATGGCGGAGAAAGAAAAACTTCTCCACCAGCCGATCCGGGTCGTGAACAAAACGGCCGGGGCGGGTGTGGAAGCGATGGCCTATCTGGTGGAGAAAAAAGGCAACGACCATACGATCGCCGTCTTCACCAATACCTGGGTGGCCACGCCGCTGACAAGTAAACAGGCCCAGTACACCGTCAAGGATTTGACGCCGATCGTCCGCCTGGTTCTGGAGCCCACGATCGCCGTGGTCAGGGCGGACTCTCCCTACAAGAACATGAACGATTTCGTCGCGGCGGCGAAGAAAAATCCGGGCGGCCTCAATCAGGCCGGCGGCTCGGCGACGGCCATCGAGAGCCTGACCGGTCTCTTGATCCAAAGCGCCACCGGGGTCAAATGGAATTTCATCTCCACGCCGGCGGTCAAAGACAGAATCAGCAATCTTTTGGCCGGGAACGTCCAGATTATCATCCCGCAGCCGCAAGACGTGAGAGAGCACATCCTCGCCGGAAGGTTGCGGCCGATCGCCGCTTTCACGGAAAAACGCCTGGCCGTCTTAGCGGACGTTCCCACGATCAAAGAGCAGGGCATCAACATGGCGATCATCGCCAACGCGCGGGGCTTCCTCGCCCCTCCGGGCGTGTCGAAAGATGTCGTCGGCTACTGGGAAAATTTCTTTACCGGTTTGATCAAAACGGCAAGTTGGAAGAAGTACCTGGAGGATAACCAGGTAGAAGACGTGTTCCTTAAGGGCGCCGATCTTGCGCCATTTTTCGATGAGCAAATCGAGCTTATGCGTTCCGTCCTTCAGCAAGCGGGTGTCAAAGTCGAGCGCTAG
- a CDS encoding LLM class flavin-dependent oxidoreductase has translation MLLIRSARRAMIVAARNLMHFYMNVLTTYFSDLDPPYDVYYRQILEQIELAEELGWECFMLNEHHFLGYGGLVPDPAVLLAAAAARTSRIRLGPCIAILPLRHPLQSAEEYAMVDALAWGRLEFGIGSGNTELDYRVYGISAGERQERMEEALAVILKAWSSERCSHQGKFWRFEEITLYPRPVQQPHPPIWVAGTSARTLEWAGRHGYHIMTVGHPHPPDKVRAGVEAWKRGLSDGGYDSRERRCQFHVRTHVNETSEKARAVAAPAITRYDAISRIGRKSSLVETDNYDWEGMLAAGRNLYGDPEECIQIIHGAIKHYYFDTLTTTFNFGGIPHEEIKKSMRLFAKEVMPAFR, from the coding sequence GTGCTTCTCATAAGATCGGCCCGCCGAGCGATGATCGTCGCCGCGAGAAACCTCATGCATTTTTACATGAATGTTCTCACAACTTACTTTTCCGACCTCGATCCGCCTTACGACGTATACTATCGGCAAATCCTCGAGCAGATTGAGCTGGCCGAAGAGTTGGGTTGGGAATGCTTCATGTTGAACGAACACCATTTTCTCGGTTACGGCGGATTGGTGCCTGATCCGGCGGTGCTGCTCGCCGCCGCGGCGGCGCGGACGTCGCGCATTCGTCTCGGTCCATGCATCGCGATCTTGCCGCTGCGCCACCCGCTTCAGAGCGCCGAGGAATATGCGATGGTCGATGCCCTAGCGTGGGGCAGGCTCGAGTTCGGAATCGGCTCGGGGAACACGGAATTGGATTATCGCGTCTACGGTATTTCAGCGGGGGAGAGGCAAGAGCGCATGGAGGAAGCGCTCGCGGTGATTCTCAAAGCATGGTCCAGCGAGCGCTGCAGCCATCAGGGAAAGTTTTGGCGCTTCGAGGAGATCACGCTCTACCCCAGGCCGGTGCAGCAGCCCCATCCGCCGATCTGGGTGGCGGGAACCTCCGCGCGGACTTTAGAATGGGCCGGGCGGCACGGCTATCACATCATGACCGTCGGCCATCCGCACCCGCCGGATAAAGTGCGCGCCGGCGTCGAGGCTTGGAAGCGCGGGTTGAGTGACGGGGGATACGATTCCCGCGAGCGCCGCTGCCAGTTTCACGTAAGGACGCACGTGAATGAGACCAGCGAGAAGGCCCGAGCCGTGGCTGCTCCGGCAATCACGCGATACGACGCGATCTCCCGAATCGGCCGCAAATCATCTCTTGTGGAGACGGACAACTACGATTGGGAAGGAATGCTGGCCGCGGGCCGTAATCTTTACGGCGACCCGGAAGAGTGCATTCAAATTATCCACGGCGCGATCAAGCATTATTATTTCGACACGCTTACGACGACTTTTAATTTTGGCGGCATCCCGCACGAAGAGATCAAAAAATCGATGCGCCTCTTCGCCAAGGAGGTCATGCCGGCGTTTCGCTGA
- a CDS encoding ABC transporter substrate-binding protein, with product MCFRLALCVAIFLATPSSAPAIDRIRIAVSNPNMPNLTSAAAQKKGFFKEEGIDAEIIRMNPNVSITALATGDIDYSQLFAAVVGGAIAGLPMRIVAGFMTNWPLVLIARSEFKPVKDLRGKTLGVSSYGATPEVAARLIFKHFGIDSEKEIKVLALGSDAARITALKAKAVDVIITSPPADAQMEKLGYNVVARAQEFFNLPYLGLGATTKKTKERPDEVKRVIRATLRANRYIHANRDGAVQLLVDWGKVEREFAYQSYDGLRNLFNLDGNVPDDGLKLVIDQARNAAKMTREVSPSDVADFSLLREAQKDLAAKAKP from the coding sequence ATGTGCTTCCGGCTGGCGCTTTGCGTCGCGATTTTTCTGGCGACCCCTTCATCGGCCCCGGCGATCGACCGAATACGGATCGCCGTGTCCAATCCTAACATGCCCAATCTCACCTCGGCCGCGGCGCAAAAGAAAGGCTTCTTCAAAGAGGAAGGAATCGACGCCGAGATCATCCGCATGAACCCCAACGTATCGATCACCGCCTTGGCCACCGGCGATATCGATTACTCGCAGCTCTTCGCCGCAGTGGTGGGCGGCGCCATCGCCGGATTGCCGATGCGGATCGTGGCCGGGTTCATGACCAACTGGCCGCTGGTTCTGATCGCCCGGTCCGAATTCAAGCCGGTTAAGGATCTCAGGGGAAAGACTCTCGGCGTAAGCTCCTATGGCGCGACGCCGGAAGTCGCCGCCCGCTTGATCTTCAAGCACTTCGGCATCGACTCGGAAAAAGAGATCAAAGTGCTCGCCTTGGGCTCGGACGCGGCGCGGATTACGGCGCTGAAGGCAAAGGCGGTGGATGTGATCATCACTTCTCCTCCTGCAGACGCGCAGATGGAGAAGCTCGGCTACAACGTGGTGGCCAGGGCGCAGGAATTCTTCAATCTGCCCTATCTTGGGCTCGGCGCCACAACGAAGAAAACCAAAGAGCGTCCCGACGAGGTGAAGCGCGTCATCCGGGCGACGCTCAGGGCCAACCGCTACATCCACGCGAACAGGGACGGCGCCGTCCAGCTTCTGGTCGATTGGGGCAAAGTCGAGCGGGAGTTTGCCTACCAGTCCTACGACGGCCTGAGAAACCTTTTCAACCTCGACGGCAACGTTCCCGACGACGGCCTGAAGCTCGTCATCGACCAGGCGAGAAACGCCGCCAAGATGACCCGCGAGGTCTCGCCCTCCGACGTCGCCGACTTCAGCCTGCTGCGCGAAGCGCAGAAAGATTTGGCAGCGAAGGCGAAGCCGTGA
- a CDS encoding pyridoxamine 5'-phosphate oxidase family protein gives MIKITEEMRTRIGNALTEKKTCVWATSSKTGAPDLSFRGSTYVWDDEHLAFWDRSRGLSTRNIEENPQVCMIYFDSSTRVGWRFYGQATIFKEGEMRTKIMERTIKEELDKDPERKGYGVLVRVDTIRRYSGDEIFQQR, from the coding sequence ATGATCAAAATAACCGAGGAGATGAGGACGCGCATCGGCAATGCCCTGACCGAGAAAAAGACCTGCGTCTGGGCGACCAGTTCGAAAACCGGCGCGCCCGACCTGAGCTTTCGCGGCAGCACCTATGTCTGGGACGACGAGCACTTGGCTTTCTGGGACCGGTCGCGCGGCCTGAGCACGCGAAACATCGAGGAGAATCCCCAAGTCTGCATGATTTATTTCGACTCATCGACGCGCGTCGGCTGGCGCTTCTACGGCCAGGCCACGATCTTCAAGGAAGGCGAGATGCGCACGAAGATCATGGAGCGGACGATCAAAGAAGAGCTGGACAAGGATCCGGAGCGTAAAGGCTACGGCGTGCTGGTCAGAGTCGATACGATCCGCCGCTACAGCGGCGACGAGATTTTCCAGCAGCGCTGA
- a CDS encoding amidohydrolase family protein has translation MNIDLHSHFFPVEAFQNAGKYRDKAPRVVLQNGRLSVTSGGGMRRNLAEGSYDAAARIKDLDKMNIDIQAISPSPILLFYWAEPAAAAYFSRLQNEALQAVAERHPDRYVAFGSVPLQSVPESIAIAEEAKRMGLKGLEIGTAVGGKLLDDPIFAPFFEAAESLDLLLFVHPVEDGIDREDPINGMLGNVLHFPFRTTLMIERMILKGMFEKHKNLRFCLSHGGGLVAYNIWRLDHAFGQRPEFRKNISQKPSAYLKKIYFDTILHSVAAIDYLIRAVGADRVVIGTDYPMAMGDFDPVGRIKELKISAEERSGVLGGNAAKAIKL, from the coding sequence ATGAACATCGATCTACATTCTCATTTTTTTCCCGTCGAAGCATTCCAGAACGCCGGCAAATACCGTGACAAGGCGCCGCGGGTCGTCTTGCAAAACGGCCGCTTGAGCGTGACCTCGGGCGGCGGCATGAGGAGAAATCTGGCCGAGGGCTCCTACGACGCGGCGGCGCGCATCAAAGATCTCGACAAAATGAATATCGACATTCAGGCGATCTCGCCGTCGCCGATTCTGTTGTTCTACTGGGCGGAGCCCGCGGCCGCCGCGTACTTCTCGCGCCTGCAGAACGAGGCGCTCCAGGCGGTCGCCGAGCGCCATCCGGACCGCTACGTCGCCTTCGGCAGCGTGCCGCTCCAAAGCGTCCCCGAGTCGATCGCGATCGCCGAGGAGGCGAAAAGAATGGGCCTCAAAGGGCTGGAGATCGGCACGGCCGTCGGGGGCAAACTACTCGATGACCCGATTTTCGCGCCGTTCTTCGAAGCGGCCGAGTCCCTCGATCTGCTGTTGTTCGTCCATCCGGTCGAGGACGGCATCGACAGGGAGGACCCGATCAACGGGATGCTCGGCAATGTCCTCCACTTTCCCTTTAGGACGACGCTGATGATCGAGCGGATGATTCTCAAGGGTATGTTCGAGAAGCACAAAAACCTCCGCTTCTGTCTTTCTCACGGCGGCGGTTTGGTCGCTTACAATATCTGGCGGCTCGATCACGCCTTCGGGCAACGGCCCGAGTTCAGGAAAAACATCTCGCAAAAGCCCTCGGCGTATCTTAAGAAAATCTACTTCGATACGATCCTCCACTCGGTCGCGGCGATCGACTATTTGATCCGCGCCGTCGGCGCCGATCGCGTCGTGATCGGAACCGACTATCCGATGGCGATGGGCGATTTCGATCCGGTCGGGAGGATCAAGGAATTAAAAATTTCCGCAGAGGAGCGGAGCGGGGTGCTCGGCGGCAACGCGGCCAAGGCGATAAAACTCTAG